In one Nostoc sp. KVJ3 genomic region, the following are encoded:
- a CDS encoding pyridoxine 5'-phosphate synthase, producing MPTLGVNIDHIATIRQARRTVEPDPVAAAVLAELAGADGITVHLREDRRHIQDRDVRILRQTVRSHLNLEMAATEEMLAIALDIKPDYVTLVPEKREEVTTEGGLDIIGQIARIGEIVDKLQSASIPVSLFIDAEPAQIEASVKVQAQFIEVHTGQYAEAKDETNRHRELAILAKGCQQAIQAGLRVNAGHGLTYWNVYPVAALPGMEELNIGHTIISRAALVGIERAVREMKQAIRGDGA from the coding sequence GTGCCTACACTTGGCGTTAACATTGATCACATTGCCACCATTCGGCAAGCGCGGCGGACAGTAGAACCAGACCCCGTGGCGGCGGCGGTGCTGGCAGAATTAGCGGGTGCAGATGGAATTACGGTGCATCTGCGCGAAGATCGGCGACATATCCAAGATCGGGATGTGCGGATATTGCGGCAAACAGTGCGATCGCATCTTAATTTAGAAATGGCCGCAACAGAAGAAATGCTAGCGATCGCACTCGATATCAAACCAGATTACGTTACCTTAGTCCCCGAAAAGCGCGAAGAAGTCACAACAGAAGGCGGACTAGATATTATCGGCCAAATTGCTAGAATAGGTGAGATAGTCGATAAATTGCAAAGCGCTAGCATTCCAGTTAGTTTATTTATCGATGCCGAGCCAGCACAAATCGAAGCATCTGTCAAGGTACAAGCGCAATTTATCGAAGTGCACACCGGGCAATATGCTGAGGCCAAAGATGAAACAAATCGCCATCGAGAATTAGCCATATTAGCTAAAGGTTGTCAACAAGCCATTCAAGCTGGATTGCGAGTCAACGCTGGTCATGGACTCACCTACTGGAACGTCTACCCAGTGGCTGCGCTTCCAGGCATGGAAGAACTGAACATTGGTCATACCATCATCAGCCGGGCAGCATTAGTAGGTATAGAAAGGGCAGTCCGCGAGATGAAACAAGCTATAAGAGGGGATGGGGCATAG
- a CDS encoding SnoaL-like polyketide cyclase produces the protein MSATQSNNLPLWVQDRDKVIAESTDVEWRYQTPPDYSRSKENLAQESIYNHLEGTLEAIVQNLVRTFEMEVSFKANPQQWLSIVNEQFRVSTNGGVEYTAADLSAQGTYNLFMPDSEHYKASEESFESSAKVFHTTFPQGFPWEVLEVFSGPPNVTFKWRHWGHFNGEYKGHAPTGETVEIIGMSIAKVTDDLKVISLEHYFDNNLFLEKLTSGGKQTDAQKLASTCPFSSWFKKSRKS, from the coding sequence ATGAGCGCAACACAGTCTAACAACCTGCCACTTTGGGTACAGGATAGAGATAAAGTGATAGCAGAAAGCACTGATGTCGAGTGGCGCTATCAGACACCGCCTGATTACTCTCGTTCCAAAGAGAATCTTGCCCAAGAAAGTATCTATAATCACCTTGAAGGTACACTAGAAGCGATCGTGCAAAACTTGGTGCGAACCTTCGAGATGGAGGTATCCTTCAAAGCTAACCCGCAACAGTGGTTATCTATTGTCAATGAACAGTTTCGCGTCAGTACCAATGGTGGAGTAGAGTACACCGCAGCAGATTTATCAGCCCAAGGTACTTACAATTTATTTATGCCTGATTCAGAGCATTACAAAGCTTCAGAAGAAAGCTTTGAATCATCTGCAAAAGTCTTCCACACAACATTTCCCCAAGGTTTCCCTTGGGAAGTGCTGGAAGTTTTCTCAGGGCCACCAAATGTCACATTCAAATGGCGGCATTGGGGACATTTTAACGGAGAATATAAAGGCCATGCACCGACTGGAGAGACAGTAGAAATTATCGGTATGAGCATTGCAAAAGTTACCGATGACTTGAAGGTTATTTCCTTAGAACACTACTTCGACAATAATCTGTTCTTGGAAAAGCTAACATCTGGTGGCAAACAGACAGATGCCCAAAAGCTGGCAAGTACTTGTCCCTTCAGTTCTTGGTTCAAGAAATCCCGTAAGAGTTAG
- a CDS encoding MgPME-cyclase complex family protein produces MQTYYYVLASLRFLLQEEPIHEVIKERTRHYHEQEKQIDFWLVEQPAFLEAPEFAQIKAKCPQPAVAIISTNPQFITWLKLRLEYVITGEFQAPSQAIPDALASLATVS; encoded by the coding sequence ATGCAAACATACTATTACGTTTTGGCTAGTCTTCGCTTTCTTCTCCAAGAAGAACCCATACACGAAGTTATTAAAGAACGCACTCGTCACTACCACGAACAAGAAAAACAAATCGATTTTTGGTTGGTTGAGCAACCAGCTTTCTTAGAAGCACCCGAATTTGCACAAATCAAGGCAAAGTGTCCCCAACCAGCAGTAGCAATTATTTCTACAAATCCCCAATTTATTACTTGGTTAAAACTGCGTTTAGAGTACGTCATCACTGGAGAATTCCAGGCTCCTTCTCAGGCAATACCAGATGCTTTGGCATCCTTGGCTACTGTATCTTAA
- a CDS encoding divergent PAP2 family protein, giving the protein MQDIGNILDNRVLLVALVACLIAQALKLVIEIVKNRKLNIRVLVTTGGMPSAHSALVTALAAGVGQTLGWASPDFAVAMVFAIIVMYDAAGVRQAAGKQARILNQMIDELFHEKPEFSQDRLKELLGHTPVQVIAGSALGITIYWLARSAYLS; this is encoded by the coding sequence ATGCAGGACATAGGCAACATTTTAGACAACCGGGTGCTGCTGGTTGCTCTGGTAGCTTGTTTAATTGCTCAAGCACTAAAGCTCGTAATCGAGATCGTTAAAAATCGCAAACTGAATATCCGTGTTTTAGTGACAACCGGAGGCATGCCCAGTGCCCATTCAGCTTTAGTTACAGCTCTAGCCGCCGGTGTAGGGCAAACGCTCGGTTGGGCATCTCCCGATTTTGCCGTTGCGATGGTTTTTGCCATCATCGTCATGTATGATGCAGCTGGAGTTCGCCAAGCAGCTGGTAAGCAAGCTCGTATCCTCAATCAAATGATTGATGAATTATTTCATGAAAAACCAGAGTTTAGCCAAGACCGTCTAAAAGAATTACTCGGACATACGCCAGTTCAGGTAATAGCTGGGTCGGCTTTGGGTATAACCATCTATTGGTTAGCTAGGTCTGCTTATTTAAGTTAG
- the crtE gene encoding geranylgeranyl diphosphate synthase CrtE, translating to MVATDNVQKTPPEEATFNLAAYLKERQKLCDNALDRAIPIIYPEKIYEAMRYSLLAGGKRVRPILCLATCEMMGGTIEMAMPTACAVEMIHTMSLIHDDLPAMDNDDYRRGKLTNHKVYGEDVAILAGDGLLALAFEIVALKTPPNVNKELTLQVIVRLSRALGAAGLVGGQVVDLESEGKSDISLETLNFIHRHKTSALLEACVVCGGIIAGASSEDVQRLTRYAENIGLAFQIIDDILDITSTKEQLGKTAGKDQQAKKVTYPSLWGLEESRLKAQELVKAACAELEPFGDRAKSLKAIAYFITSRNN from the coding sequence ATGGTAGCAACTGATAACGTTCAAAAGACACCACCAGAGGAAGCCACATTTAACTTAGCAGCCTATCTAAAAGAGCGACAAAAGCTTTGTGATAATGCTTTGGATCGGGCTATCCCCATCATTTATCCAGAAAAGATTTATGAGGCGATGCGCTACTCGTTATTAGCTGGCGGCAAGCGTGTACGTCCCATTCTTTGCCTTGCTACCTGTGAAATGATGGGTGGCACTATCGAAATGGCTATGCCAACGGCTTGTGCTGTAGAGATGATCCACACAATGTCTTTGATTCATGACGATCTTCCAGCGATGGATAATGACGATTATCGTCGGGGAAAGCTAACAAATCATAAAGTCTATGGCGAAGATGTAGCAATTTTAGCTGGGGACGGCTTGTTAGCACTCGCTTTTGAAATTGTTGCTCTTAAAACCCCCCCAAACGTTAACAAAGAGCTAACCTTGCAGGTAATTGTTCGTCTTAGTCGGGCGCTGGGGGCAGCTGGTTTGGTCGGTGGTCAAGTTGTCGATTTAGAGTCAGAAGGGAAATCAGATATTTCTCTAGAAACGCTAAATTTCATTCATAGACACAAAACATCCGCCCTTTTGGAAGCTTGCGTAGTTTGTGGTGGGATCATAGCTGGGGCATCATCTGAAGATGTGCAGCGACTGACCCGTTATGCTGAAAATATTGGGCTAGCATTCCAAATCATAGATGATATTTTGGATATCACTTCTACAAAAGAGCAATTAGGTAAAACGGCTGGTAAAGACCAACAAGCAAAGAAAGTGACCTATCCTAGCCTTTGGGGGCTTGAGGAATCGCGCTTAAAAGCCCAAGAACTAGTTAAAGCAGCTTGTGCAGAATTAGAACCATTTGGAGATAGAGCCAAATCACTCAAAGCGATCGCTTATTTTATTACCAGCCGCAATAACTAG
- the folD gene encoding bifunctional methylenetetrahydrofolate dehydrogenase/methenyltetrahydrofolate cyclohydrolase FolD, producing the protein METQTAKLLDGKALATKIQQELSVAITQLQPKIGRPPGLAVLMIGDNPASAAYVRNKEKACAKVGIASFGKHFPAETTLGELEEVIAALNQDERVDGILVQLPLPDHLDAVTLLHQIDPDKDVDGLHPVNLGRLVRGEAGLRSCTPDGVMRLLQAYEIPLRGKQAVVVGRSILVGKPMALMLLEADATVTIAHSRSHDLKTITQNADILIAAAGRPGLITADMVKPGAVVVDVGMNRVIDASGKSRLIGDVDFESTAGVARFITPVPGGVGPMTVAILLQNTFTSYSRAAREEREL; encoded by the coding sequence ATGGAAACACAAACTGCCAAACTCCTTGATGGTAAAGCTTTAGCTACAAAAATTCAGCAAGAACTTTCTGTAGCCATTACACAATTACAGCCCAAAATTGGACGACCCCCTGGGTTAGCAGTGTTGATGATTGGCGATAACCCAGCGTCAGCCGCTTATGTCCGCAATAAAGAAAAAGCTTGCGCTAAAGTTGGCATCGCCTCTTTTGGGAAGCATTTTCCTGCCGAAACTACCCTTGGGGAGTTAGAAGAAGTCATAGCCGCCCTAAACCAGGATGAACGGGTGGATGGAATTCTTGTGCAGCTGCCCTTACCTGACCACTTGGATGCTGTAACTCTGTTACATCAAATCGATCCCGATAAAGATGTTGATGGACTACACCCAGTTAATTTGGGGAGATTAGTCCGGGGAGAAGCCGGTTTACGCAGTTGCACCCCGGATGGTGTGATGCGGCTTTTACAAGCTTATGAGATTCCCTTGCGGGGAAAACAGGCAGTAGTGGTGGGACGAAGTATTTTGGTGGGTAAACCGATGGCGCTGATGCTACTAGAAGCTGATGCCACAGTTACGATCGCTCACTCGCGATCGCATGACCTCAAAACCATCACCCAAAATGCTGATATTCTAATTGCAGCAGCAGGTCGTCCCGGACTAATCACTGCTGATATGGTAAAACCAGGCGCTGTTGTGGTAGATGTGGGAATGAATCGCGTCATCGATGCTAGTGGCAAAAGTCGCTTAATTGGTGATGTTGACTTTGAATCAACTGCTGGTGTAGCAAGATTTATTACCCCCGTTCCTGGTGGTGTTGGCCCGATGACTGTCGCCATACTGTTGCAAAATACATTCACCAGCTATTCTAGAGCGGCAAGAGAAGAAAGAGAGTTATGA
- a CDS encoding NUDIX hydrolase, with translation MNNQTVHVAIAILYQKNKFLMQLRDNIPGILYPGYWALFGGHIEPGETPDVAVRREILEEIGYNLPPFVQFGCYPDERVVRHVFHAPLLVELNQLVLTEGWDMGLLTPEDIRQGNCYSQNAGEVRPLGNMHQRIILDFMEINQF, from the coding sequence ATGAATAATCAAACGGTGCATGTAGCGATCGCAATTCTCTATCAAAAAAACAAGTTTCTCATGCAACTGCGAGATAATATCCCCGGTATTCTCTACCCTGGTTACTGGGCGCTATTTGGCGGTCATATTGAACCGGGTGAAACACCAGATGTAGCAGTGAGGAGGGAAATTTTAGAAGAAATCGGCTATAATCTTCCACCCTTTGTACAATTTGGCTGTTATCCCGATGAAAGAGTTGTCCGTCATGTCTTTCATGCACCTCTGTTAGTCGAATTAAATCAACTGGTTCTGACTGAGGGCTGGGATATGGGGTTATTGACTCCAGAAGATATTCGCCAAGGTAACTGTTATTCGCAAAATGCTGGTGAAGTGAGACCTTTGGGGAATATGCATCAGCGGATTATATTAGATTTTATGGAGATAAATCAATTTTAA
- a CDS encoding AI-2E family transporter, producing the protein MQSANKLPRWLSIGLAFPIIILNGWLLIQVVQYFQPLVSIIAAAILLAFVLNYPIQFLQEQGVKRNLAIAGVLLLTLVILVALGITLVPLIIQQLVELANILPSWIDSGTQQLQAFQDWALSQQQLPINLSGLFTQVLDRLSNQLQSFTGRILGFAVDTIGIVLNVLLAVVLTVYLILNGQRLWDGMFQWFPHNIGLRLRELLREDFHNYFIGQATLGAVLGVTITLAFLALQVPLALLFGIGIGLFSLFPFGTGVGIAIVSLLVALQNFWLGVEVLGVAVAIDQVNSNFVAPRILGNLTGLNPVWVVISLLLGAKLGGVLGLLIAIPIASFIKDTTDSWRAGDFNKIDDIVSEPVTITSKKAGNYS; encoded by the coding sequence ATGCAATCAGCAAACAAACTGCCGCGATGGTTAAGTATAGGATTGGCATTTCCTATTATTATTCTCAACGGCTGGCTATTGATCCAGGTTGTACAGTATTTTCAACCCTTAGTCAGCATTATCGCCGCCGCCATCCTACTGGCTTTTGTCTTGAACTATCCAATCCAGTTTTTGCAAGAACAAGGGGTAAAACGTAACCTAGCGATCGCAGGAGTGTTGCTTTTAACTCTAGTAATTTTAGTAGCTTTAGGCATCACCTTGGTTCCCCTAATTATTCAACAGCTTGTTGAGCTAGCTAATATTTTGCCTAGTTGGATTGATTCTGGGACTCAGCAACTGCAAGCTTTCCAAGATTGGGCTTTAAGTCAACAACAGCTTCCCATTAATTTAAGTGGTTTATTTACCCAAGTTCTTGACCGATTATCTAACCAACTTCAGTCTTTTACTGGGAGAATTCTGGGTTTTGCCGTCGATACCATTGGTATTGTTCTCAATGTCTTGCTAGCGGTAGTGCTGACTGTCTATCTCATATTAAATGGCCAACGTCTTTGGGACGGAATGTTTCAGTGGTTTCCCCATAATATTGGGTTGAGATTGCGGGAATTGCTGCGAGAGGATTTTCACAATTACTTTATTGGTCAAGCAACATTAGGAGCTGTATTAGGGGTAACAATTACACTGGCATTTTTGGCGCTGCAAGTTCCCTTAGCTCTACTTTTTGGCATCGGTATTGGTTTGTTTTCTCTCTTTCCCTTTGGTACAGGAGTAGGTATTGCGATAGTAAGTCTTTTGGTGGCGTTGCAAAACTTTTGGTTAGGAGTTGAAGTCTTAGGTGTAGCTGTTGCTATCGACCAAGTTAATTCTAATTTTGTTGCACCTCGAATTCTTGGTAATTTGACTGGTCTAAATCCCGTGTGGGTGGTGATTTCTTTGTTGTTGGGAGCAAAGTTAGGAGGAGTGCTAGGTTTGTTAATTGCAATCCCTATTGCTAGTTTTATCAAGGATACAACAGATAGCTGGCGGGCTGGAGATTTTAATAAGATAGATGATATCGTGTCAGAACCTGTTACAATAACGAGCAAAAAAGCAGGAAATTATAGTTAA